Below is a window of Gilliamella sp. ESL0405 DNA.
AGCAGGTTATACAAAAAGCTTTAGATGCCTTACAAATTGGGAGAACCGCAATAGTTATTGCGCATAGACTATCTACAATTGAAAATGCTGATATTATCTTAGTCATTGATAATGGTCAAATTGTAGAGCAAGGTAACCATAATGAACTCATTAATAAAAATGGGGTCTACAAAAATCTATACAATTTGAAAAATAGGTCTGAATTAATAAATTAATATTGGCTTAATGTTGAATAATAAAAATTTTCATTATCAATATTAGTATATGGGTGTTTTTTAGTTACGGCATATTTTAATAATATTAATTTCGTATTTATTGAGCACCTATTTTTTTTGGAAAATTTGATTGCATAGCAAATGTTTTGAATTATTTTTCTTTTATTATTTCTATGCATTCTAATAGTAATTTTTAATAAACCTAAATCTTTTTTTATACTCTCTCTTTCTTGAAGAGAATAATTGTAACTCGATTTGAGTAATAATTCTAAATAAGTAACATTCATCCGAAAAAAGTAGTTATTTTTAGCATTAGATGATATAGGAAGGTTTTTAATCGTATCAAAACAATCAACCAATACATCCCTTAAAATACAAGTATTTTTATAATCTACATGTTGATTAGATGACAGCGAACAAAGGCGACTTCTATGCAAATAGGCTAATTTGCTCATAAAATAACATGAAATATGAGCGTTTTTAAGAATCGCTAAAGAAACTTTGTGATCTTCGTGTATTCTCCCGGTGAATTTTTCTTTAAATAAATAACGTTTAAAAATATATTGCCAGGTCACCCCTGAGTAATTTTCTTTTTCTAGCAAAAAATCTAATAACTCTATACCACTATCAAAATATTTTTTAGGGGTTTCAATTAGTGACAGATCAGTAAGCAAAGGCAAAGATTTCTCATCTTTGAAAGATGTATAGTTAAAGTAAAATAATTCTAATTCAGGATTATTTTTTAGTGATGTTTTAAATTCATTAAATAAGTTCGTATTAACTATATCATCTGAATCAACAAACATTACATAATCTTTAGAAGCTGCTTCAATACCTGTGTTTCGAGCAGCACTTACACCTAAATTAGGTTGAGAAATTATTTTTATTTGCTTATGCTTAGCAGCATATCTAACTAGTATTTCTTCAGTTTTGTCTGTTGAACCATCATCTACGCAAATTATTTCTTCTGGTAAACAAGTCTGATTAACTAAAGAATCTAAACAATTAGCAATATATGACTCAACATTGTAACAGGGTATAATAACTGTTAAATTAGTGTTCTTCACAATCATTGCTAAATTATCCCTTTTATTTATTATTATAAAATTTGTATATCAAATATATGATATAGTAATAAAAAGCTGATGTATACTTACCTAGATTCATCAAATACTTCGCATAATTTCTTACAGAAGAACTATTACCACTTAAAGGCAATTCTACATCTTTCCATGGCGATTGCTGTAAATAGTGCTGGAAAATTTCCGACTGGTAAACTTTATACCAAGGCTTGTTTTGCGAGATATAATGTAATACCACCGTATAAGGTTTTATATTTTTTTCTTGATGCGCGTCAATAGAAATCTTTATTTTAGTATTAAACTTAATAGGTAATAATAAAGTTTTCTTTTCCAACAAAATATTTAGGACATCTTGATCAGCAAATTTATAAACATTACCGTCATTAATCAAATTTAGCGCTTTTTCGGTAATGCCCGCTTCACACCAATTTTTAGTATTAATTAATAATACACCCGCATTAAAATATTTGCTTGAATCTAAACTATACATTTTGCTGATTGCTTCTTGCATATCTTTGCTATCACTTATTACGCCGGCTATATAATCATCAATATTATAATTAGCAAGGGGTACTAATGATTTTAAGCAAATCGTGTCGCTATCAAGGTAAATGACTTTATCTGTTACTGAATTTAACAATTCCGGTATGATAAAACGAATACATGTTGAAGCATTCGAAATATGAAGAACTAAAGTTTTAGGATTTATGACAAAATTATTATTAATCCTATAAATTGTAATTGTAATTCGATCTCCGGCTAGCTGTTTAAATTTTTCAATATTTGATTCACTTACTTGATCAATAAATAAATGAAAGTGCAAATTAACATCTAAAGTATTATTAATTACTGAAGTGATCGTTATGCCAGCTGGCATAGCATAATTATCATCGAATCCTAACGCAATGTGTAAAGTTGAAAAATTTGGGTTTGAGGCTTTAGCAATAGTCTCAGTTGATGCAATGAAGCTTTGTATATTATACATATCAATAAATTATTAATAGTTATTTATCGTTATTATATCCTAAAATCAATAGCTAAAAAATAAGATTAGGAGCAAGAAAGATTTAATAAAACAGATCTTTTTCTTTAAAAAACCTATCTAAAAATGAGCCATTAACTTTATCTTTATAACGATAGGTTAATTTATGTATAGAAGATTTATTTTTTATTTCTTCTAATTTTTCTAAGCAAAAGTCTTCATTAAAAGATAATTGCATTAGGTGAGTCGGTTCTTCAATTAAATTAATTGAGGCATTCCATTCATCTGCTAAACATTTGTGCTCATCAATGAGGCATCTAAAAATAAAATATATTAGAAAGTAATCAATAATTTTATCTTCATTTTTCCAATAATCAAAAAGGGCGTTTCTCACACTACACATTAAGTTATTATTAGGTTGAGAATGCATAAACCAACTAGCAAATGCCAGATATGTGTG
It encodes the following:
- a CDS encoding glycosyltransferase family 8 protein, with the protein product MYNIQSFIASTETIAKASNPNFSTLHIALGFDDNYAMPAGITITSVINNTLDVNLHFHLFIDQVSESNIEKFKQLAGDRITITIYRINNNFVINPKTLVLHISNASTCIRFIIPELLNSVTDKVIYLDSDTICLKSLVPLANYNIDDYIAGVISDSKDMQEAISKMYSLDSSKYFNAGVLLINTKNWCEAGITEKALNLINDGNVYKFADQDVLNILLEKKTLLLPIKFNTKIKISIDAHQEKNIKPYTVVLHYISQNKPWYKVYQSEIFQHYLQQSPWKDVELPLSGNSSSVRNYAKYLMNLGKYTSAFYYYIIYLIYKFYNNK
- a CDS encoding glycosyltransferase family 2 protein, with protein sequence MIVKNTNLTVIIPCYNVESYIANCLDSLVNQTCLPEEIICVDDGSTDKTEEILVRYAAKHKQIKIISQPNLGVSAARNTGIEAASKDYVMFVDSDDIVNTNLFNEFKTSLKNNPELELFYFNYTSFKDEKSLPLLTDLSLIETPKKYFDSGIELLDFLLEKENYSGVTWQYIFKRYLFKEKFTGRIHEDHKVSLAILKNAHISCYFMSKLAYLHRSRLCSLSSNQHVDYKNTCILRDVLVDCFDTIKNLPISSNAKNNYFFRMNVTYLELLLKSSYNYSLQERESIKKDLGLLKITIRMHRNNKRKIIQNICYAIKFSKKNRCSINTKLILLKYAVTKKHPYTNIDNENFYYSTLSQY